Proteins from a single region of Hymenobacter aquaticus:
- a CDS encoding rhamnogalacturonan acetylesterase, translating into MAHRLFTTVAAVCLLALLAFTGAPPAAIKVYLIGDSTMANKEEKAFPETGWGMPFRYFFDETVTVDNRAMNGRSTKSFLAESRWQPVAAALRPGDYVFIQFGHNDEVPTKANYTPEADFRANLVRFVTETRARKATPVLLTPVARRKFDAAGKVEETHAVYAGLVRSVAQEQKVALIDLDAESLALLQQFGPEASKLLFNHLAPNEHPNYPAGRDDNTHFSELGARKMAQLVLADIRTLQLELADRIVKREVKKTVDAQAR; encoded by the coding sequence ATGGCCCATCGTCTTTTTACCACCGTGGCAGCCGTTTGCTTGCTCGCGCTGCTGGCCTTTACCGGCGCCCCACCCGCGGCCATCAAGGTCTACCTCATCGGCGACTCCACGATGGCCAACAAGGAAGAAAAGGCCTTTCCCGAAACCGGCTGGGGCATGCCCTTCCGGTACTTTTTCGACGAAACCGTCACCGTCGACAACCGGGCCATGAACGGGCGCAGCACCAAGTCGTTTTTGGCCGAAAGCCGCTGGCAGCCCGTGGCCGCCGCCCTGCGGCCCGGCGACTACGTCTTCATCCAGTTCGGCCACAACGACGAGGTGCCCACCAAGGCCAACTACACGCCCGAGGCCGACTTCCGGGCCAACCTCGTGCGCTTCGTCACCGAAACCCGGGCCCGGAAAGCCACGCCCGTGCTGCTCACGCCCGTCGCCCGCCGCAAGTTCGACGCGGCCGGCAAAGTGGAGGAAACCCACGCCGTGTACGCCGGCCTCGTGCGCAGCGTGGCCCAGGAGCAGAAAGTGGCCCTGATTGACCTGGACGCCGAAAGCCTGGCTTTGCTCCAGCAGTTCGGCCCCGAAGCCTCCAAGCTGCTCTTCAACCACCTGGCCCCGAACGAGCACCCCAACTACCCCGCCGGCCGCGACGACAACACTCACTTCAGCGAGCTAGGCGCCCGCAAGATGGCCCAGCTCGTGCTGGCCGACATCCGCACCCTCCAGCTGGAGCTGGCCGACCGGATTGTGAAGCGCGAAGTCAAGAAGACCGTCGACGCCCAGGCCCGGTAG
- a CDS encoding RagB/SusD family nutrient uptake outer membrane protein, producing MSCKDFLEIEPNSFDTTEQVFSTVSGATSAVMGAYDPLSGDAGYGNRLSSFFPFDSDEMQSSQGGNDAGTGRRGIARYASVATNADVQNPWNTLYQGIERANICIKNIPQMPQFQSGADMVAVKRLYGEALTLRAQYYFELIRNWGDVPAQFEPSVTGQDFNIPRENRFKIYDRLLADLDEAAKIVPWRTAIASSDERITKGAVKALRARVALYRAGYSMNPQGVVERAPDYRQFYDTVRVECQELMINRGQHNLNSSYEETFRSINELRRDANREIMFEVGMGGASALSDSKLGYYNGPRINASPKYGASSGAITALPTYFYAFDSLDARRDVTLAPYTIESNDAQKATNLITIYDGKFRRDWRSPLVSGASVQSLGYNWPLIRFADVLLMFAEAQNELAGPTATFKGFSASQALMEVRLRGFKGNAAAAKTPPTDKDGFFAFLQNERFLEFGGEGVRKYDLIRWNLLGPKLDAVKATLRAWMADKTPASPYANIPLTAYYTVTNGQIRFVRSLYRPAPATTPAGATAVAWRSAISENRIADIASGYIPTHQLLPIPATSLNTNNKLKQNAGYN from the coding sequence ATGTCCTGCAAAGATTTCCTGGAAATCGAGCCGAACTCGTTTGATACCACCGAGCAGGTGTTCAGCACCGTCAGCGGGGCCACCAGCGCCGTGATGGGCGCCTACGACCCGCTCTCGGGCGACGCCGGCTACGGCAACCGCCTGAGCAGCTTCTTCCCCTTCGACTCGGATGAGATGCAGAGCAGCCAGGGTGGCAACGACGCCGGCACCGGCCGCCGCGGCATTGCCCGCTACGCGTCGGTGGCCACCAACGCCGACGTGCAAAACCCCTGGAACACGCTCTACCAGGGCATTGAGCGCGCCAACATCTGCATCAAGAATATTCCGCAGATGCCGCAGTTTCAGAGCGGTGCCGACATGGTGGCCGTCAAGCGCCTCTACGGCGAGGCCCTCACCCTGCGCGCCCAGTACTACTTCGAGCTGATCCGCAACTGGGGCGATGTGCCCGCGCAGTTTGAGCCCTCGGTGACGGGTCAGGATTTCAACATTCCGCGCGAAAACCGCTTCAAGATCTACGACCGGCTGCTGGCCGACCTCGACGAGGCGGCCAAGATTGTGCCGTGGCGCACGGCCATTGCCTCCTCGGATGAGCGCATCACCAAAGGAGCCGTGAAAGCCCTGCGGGCCCGCGTGGCCCTCTACCGCGCCGGCTACTCGATGAACCCGCAGGGAGTCGTAGAGCGGGCCCCCGACTACCGCCAGTTCTACGACACGGTGCGCGTGGAGTGCCAGGAGCTGATGATTAACCGCGGCCAGCACAACCTGAACTCGAGCTACGAGGAAACCTTCCGCAGCATCAATGAGCTGCGCCGCGACGCCAACCGCGAAATCATGTTTGAAGTGGGCATGGGCGGAGCCAGCGCGCTGTCCGACAGCAAGCTGGGCTATTACAACGGCCCCCGCATCAACGCCTCGCCCAAGTACGGGGCCTCGAGCGGGGCCATTACGGCCCTGCCCACCTACTTCTACGCCTTCGATTCGCTCGACGCCCGCCGCGACGTAACGCTGGCGCCCTACACCATCGAGTCGAACGACGCGCAGAAGGCTACCAACCTGATTACCATCTACGACGGCAAGTTCCGCCGCGACTGGCGCAGCCCGCTGGTGTCGGGGGCTTCGGTGCAAAGCCTGGGCTACAACTGGCCCCTGATCCGCTTCGCCGACGTGCTGCTGATGTTTGCGGAGGCGCAAAACGAATTGGCCGGCCCCACGGCGACGTTCAAGGGCTTTTCGGCCTCTCAGGCCCTGATGGAAGTGCGCCTGCGCGGCTTCAAAGGCAACGCCGCCGCCGCCAAAACGCCCCCGACCGATAAAGACGGCTTCTTCGCCTTTTTGCAGAACGAGCGTTTCCTGGAGTTCGGTGGCGAAGGTGTCCGCAAGTACGACCTGATCCGCTGGAACCTGCTCGGGCCCAAGCTCGATGCCGTGAAGGCCACGCTGCGGGCCTGGATGGCCGACAAGACGCCCGCCAGCCCTTACGCCAACATTCCGCTGACGGCCTACTACACCGTGACCAACGGCCAGATCAGGTTTGTTCGCTCGCTCTACCGGCCCGCCCCGGCTACGACTCCCGCCGGGGCTACGGCCGTGGCCTGGCGCTCGGCTATCAGTGAAAACCGCATTGCGGACATTGCTTCCGGCTACATTCCGACCCACCAGCTGCTGCCCATTCCGGCTACCTCGCTGAACACGAACAACAAGCTGAAGCAAAACGCCGGCTACAACTAA
- a CDS encoding alpha/beta hydrolase family protein, producing the protein MKNLLLLVLGVLGAYGARAQKPYDVLDWKANVSLNTALVQQMRDQYAGRRTELARAVQSEAGVRAYRDSVRARYRRVLGPLPARTPLKARVTGQLARDGYRIEKVVYESTPRHHVTANLYVPKERNGRLPGVLLFCGHEAESKATESYQKTAILFAKNGFVVFVIDPISQGERYQLTDGTGKPLTRGGTTEHTLLNAESALVGTSSVADELWDNVRGLDYLLTRPEVDAARIGALGNSGGATQTAYFIGYDDRVQVAALCSYVASGERVLELTGPADGCVQIPDAGRVGLDVADWPIMFAPRPMQLLAGRFDFVDYGLVQDAYAQVRQVYQGFGPAGRVSLFTYDDGHGISQPKREAAVQWFRRWLYDDNQPVREGNLATLQPEQLWCTRTGQVTTAFNDELTIPQRNLERARELSRQRNKSGGAKDLPALIRRQLRLPAPLDAPVAVEWKETVLNKDQVPLRKLIIRRAGQVPLPALLALPAGDAPVTKVVLWLPERGKRTLADSTALLTGYLRQNYAVLLPDLRGLGETTDPEPLNDKKYYNREYRNALLALHVGQPLLGQRVVDVFMALGFIGQEPRLRAAPVALYATGRAVPVALHAAVLAPVIANVWVGAGPKSFQQQLEQPTAKDGYSLVVPGVLRSYDLPELAAALGPARLSVLPTP; encoded by the coding sequence ATGAAAAACCTGCTGCTACTGGTACTGGGCGTGCTGGGTGCCTACGGAGCCCGGGCCCAGAAACCCTACGACGTGCTCGACTGGAAAGCCAACGTGTCGTTGAACACCGCCCTGGTGCAACAGATGCGCGACCAGTACGCCGGCCGCCGCACCGAGCTGGCCCGGGCGGTGCAGTCGGAAGCCGGGGTGCGGGCCTACCGCGACAGTGTGCGGGCCCGCTACCGCCGGGTGTTGGGGCCCTTGCCGGCCCGCACGCCCCTGAAGGCGCGGGTGACGGGCCAGCTGGCCCGCGACGGATACCGCATCGAAAAAGTGGTGTACGAAAGCACGCCCCGGCACCACGTTACGGCCAACCTCTACGTGCCCAAGGAGCGCAACGGCCGGCTGCCGGGCGTGCTGCTGTTTTGCGGGCACGAGGCCGAGTCGAAAGCCACCGAGTCGTACCAGAAAACGGCCATCCTGTTCGCCAAAAATGGGTTTGTGGTGTTCGTTATCGACCCTATTTCGCAGGGGGAGCGGTACCAGCTGACCGACGGCACGGGCAAGCCCCTGACCCGGGGCGGCACCACCGAGCACACCCTGCTCAACGCCGAATCGGCGCTGGTGGGCACCAGCAGCGTGGCCGATGAGCTCTGGGACAACGTGCGCGGCCTCGACTACCTGCTGACCCGTCCCGAAGTGGATGCCGCCCGCATCGGGGCGCTGGGCAACTCGGGCGGGGCCACCCAAACGGCCTACTTCATCGGCTACGACGACCGGGTGCAGGTGGCCGCGCTCTGCAGCTACGTGGCCAGCGGGGAGCGGGTGCTGGAGCTGACCGGCCCCGCCGACGGCTGCGTGCAAATTCCCGACGCCGGCCGGGTGGGCCTCGACGTGGCCGACTGGCCCATTATGTTTGCGCCCCGGCCCATGCAGCTGCTGGCCGGGCGCTTCGATTTCGTGGATTACGGCCTAGTGCAGGATGCCTACGCGCAGGTGCGGCAGGTGTACCAGGGCTTCGGGCCGGCGGGCCGCGTCAGCCTGTTTACCTACGACGACGGCCACGGCATCTCCCAGCCCAAGCGCGAGGCGGCCGTGCAGTGGTTTCGGCGCTGGCTCTACGACGACAACCAGCCCGTGCGGGAAGGCAACCTGGCCACGCTGCAGCCCGAGCAGCTGTGGTGCACCCGCACCGGGCAGGTGACGACGGCCTTCAACGACGAGTTGACTATTCCGCAGCGCAACCTGGAGCGGGCCCGGGAGCTAAGCCGGCAGCGCAACAAGAGCGGCGGGGCGAAAGATCTGCCGGCGCTTATCCGCCGCCAGCTGCGCCTGCCCGCCCCGCTCGACGCGCCCGTGGCGGTGGAGTGGAAGGAAACCGTACTTAACAAAGACCAGGTGCCGCTGCGCAAGCTCATCATCCGGCGCGCCGGCCAGGTGCCGCTGCCCGCCCTGCTGGCCTTGCCCGCCGGCGACGCGCCCGTGACGAAGGTAGTGCTGTGGCTGCCCGAGCGGGGCAAGCGCACCCTGGCCGACAGCACCGCGCTGCTCACCGGGTACTTACGCCAGAACTACGCCGTGCTGCTCCCCGACCTGCGCGGCCTGGGCGAGACGACGGACCCCGAGCCGCTCAACGACAAGAAGTATTACAACCGCGAGTACCGCAACGCCCTGCTGGCCCTGCACGTGGGCCAGCCGCTGCTGGGCCAGCGGGTCGTCGACGTATTCATGGCGCTGGGCTTCATCGGGCAGGAGCCGCGGCTGCGCGCGGCACCCGTGGCGCTGTACGCCACCGGCCGGGCCGTGCCCGTGGCCTTGCACGCAGCCGTGTTGGCCCCAGTTATTGCCAACGTGTGGGTGGGAGCGGGGCCCAAGTCGTTTCAGCAGCAGCTGGAGCAGCCCACGGCCAAGGACGGCTACTCGCTCGTGGTGCCGGGCGTGCTGCGCTCCTACGACCTGCCCGAGCTGGCCGCCGCGCTGGGGCCGGCGCGCCTCTCAGTCCTGCCGACTCCCTGA
- a CDS encoding SusC/RagA family TonB-linked outer membrane protein, protein MRKYILFVWLLLSVALHAVAQQRSIQGVVRSTEKDEPLPGVTVVVKGTTTGASTDMDGKFSIALPANAGDVVLRLSYIGFLSKDVPVSGSQSNVSIQLSPDTKVMEDVVVIGYAEVPRKDVTGSVASVGAKQIKDVPVNSAAEALTGRLAGVQVTSSEGQPGSDIRIRVRGGGSITQDNSPLYIVDGVQLENALSVLSPQDIASVDVLKDASATAIYGARGANGVVIITTKGGREGKLSVTYNGFAGVRRIAKTLDVMKPNEYVDYVYEKAALAGSAGLSTIKSRFGSTNFRDTRDYSQPVGKDANGNDIFGYDTLGRARSAEFIDWQDKVFGRDAFQQTHNVTLSGGGKGSTFSLSLTRNQEDGIQIESGFTRNLINFRFDHKANDKFKFGLSTRFNDQTVQGSGTSNQGTGSTTNTRLRNTIVYQPLALVRPGAIDPNENLEDDEFFRTSGSLSNPVLTIQNEYRADKRRLFNLGGNAQYNFTKALAFRTTLGFDNTNTRVETFNGQFSPVIKGANFSGLPFLGIGTGSQITFNNSNVLSYNFNKGKHSFDALAGHEIYLQEFNTQNVVSYYLPLTIGYEKAFNNINQRDPNAPATPQPAPTTDQPIKSRLLSGFGRVNYSFDDKYLLTATFRADGSSKFAPGINSRWGFFPAASAAWRISQEEFMKPFTNTVSDLKLRLSYGLAGNNRIQDNLYRAAFRTTGQYALGETLVPGAVVNSLFNENLKWETTVSRNLGLDISLFSNRVQLTIDAYSNRTRDLLLNLAIAPTSGYTSQLVNIGATSNRGLELQATGTVFQTPDFSWTANANVALNRNRVEDLGPNPFPLQYSGWASTAITADYYVAVGQPVGLMYGYVTDGFYTADDFEGYSNGKWNLKPGVVSDRGVVGYSGANEEVIPGTLKLKDVNGDGTVNEADRTVIGNANPKFSGGLNQQFTYKGFDASIFLNFVYGNDVYNANKIELTSNLANSYLSNGLAIMNDRYRTIDENGAVITDLETSRRLNQNAKIWTPTRQLFPHSWAIEDGSFLRVNNVTLGYTLPKTISAYAKLTQVRFYVTGNNLYTFTKYTGFDPEVNTRRGTPLTPGVDYAAYPRSRALLFGVNLSL, encoded by the coding sequence ATGAGAAAGTACATACTGTTTGTCTGGCTCCTGCTCAGCGTGGCCCTGCACGCGGTGGCCCAGCAGCGCAGCATTCAGGGCGTCGTTCGATCTACTGAAAAAGACGAGCCCCTGCCCGGCGTAACAGTCGTGGTGAAGGGAACCACCACCGGCGCCTCCACCGACATGGATGGCAAGTTCAGCATCGCGCTGCCCGCCAACGCCGGCGACGTGGTGCTGCGCCTGAGCTACATCGGCTTTCTCTCGAAGGACGTGCCGGTTAGCGGCAGCCAGAGCAACGTCAGCATCCAGCTCAGCCCCGATACCAAGGTAATGGAGGACGTCGTCGTGATTGGCTACGCCGAGGTGCCCCGCAAGGACGTAACCGGCTCGGTGGCCTCGGTGGGCGCCAAGCAAATCAAGGACGTGCCGGTAAACTCGGCCGCGGAGGCCCTGACCGGCCGTCTGGCCGGCGTGCAGGTTACTTCCTCGGAAGGCCAGCCCGGCTCCGACATCCGCATCCGGGTGCGGGGCGGCGGCTCGATTACCCAGGACAACTCGCCGCTCTACATCGTGGACGGCGTGCAGCTGGAAAACGCCCTGTCGGTGCTTTCACCCCAGGATATTGCCTCGGTTGACGTGCTGAAAGACGCTTCGGCCACGGCTATCTACGGGGCCCGCGGCGCCAACGGCGTGGTTATTATTACGACCAAAGGTGGCCGGGAAGGCAAGCTGAGCGTGACCTACAACGGCTTTGCCGGCGTGCGACGCATTGCCAAGACGCTCGACGTGATGAAGCCCAACGAGTACGTGGATTACGTGTACGAAAAGGCCGCCCTGGCCGGCAGCGCCGGTTTGAGCACCATCAAAAGCCGCTTCGGCTCGACCAATTTCCGCGACACGCGCGACTACTCCCAGCCCGTGGGCAAGGATGCCAACGGCAACGACATCTTCGGCTACGACACGCTGGGCCGGGCCCGCAGCGCCGAGTTCATCGACTGGCAGGACAAAGTATTCGGCCGCGACGCTTTCCAGCAGACCCACAACGTAACGCTGTCGGGTGGCGGCAAAGGCTCGACCTTCTCGCTGAGCTTGACCCGCAACCAGGAAGACGGCATCCAGATTGAGTCGGGCTTTACCCGCAACCTGATCAACTTCCGCTTCGACCACAAAGCCAACGACAAGTTCAAGTTTGGCCTCAGCACCCGCTTCAACGACCAGACCGTGCAGGGCTCGGGCACTTCGAACCAAGGCACGGGCTCCACGACCAACACCCGGCTGCGCAACACCATCGTGTATCAGCCCCTGGCCCTGGTGCGCCCCGGCGCCATCGACCCCAACGAAAACCTGGAAGACGACGAGTTTTTCCGCACCTCGGGCTCGTTGTCGAACCCGGTGCTGACGATTCAGAACGAGTACCGCGCCGACAAGCGCCGCCTGTTCAACCTGGGGGGCAACGCGCAGTACAACTTCACCAAGGCCCTGGCCTTCCGTACCACCCTTGGTTTCGACAACACCAACACCCGCGTCGAAACCTTCAACGGGCAGTTTTCGCCCGTTATCAAAGGCGCCAACTTCTCGGGCCTGCCGTTTCTGGGCATTGGCACCGGCTCCCAGATTACGTTCAACAACTCGAACGTGCTGAGCTACAACTTCAACAAGGGCAAGCACTCGTTTGACGCCCTGGCCGGCCACGAAATCTACCTGCAGGAGTTTAACACCCAGAACGTGGTGAGCTACTACCTGCCGCTGACCATCGGCTACGAAAAGGCCTTCAACAACATCAACCAGCGCGACCCCAACGCCCCCGCGACGCCCCAGCCGGCCCCGACCACCGACCAGCCCATTAAGTCGCGGCTGCTCTCGGGCTTTGGCCGCGTAAACTACTCCTTCGACGACAAGTACCTGCTGACGGCCACGTTCCGCGCCGACGGCTCGTCGAAGTTCGCGCCCGGCATCAACAGCCGCTGGGGCTTCTTCCCGGCTGCTTCGGCCGCCTGGCGCATTTCGCAGGAAGAGTTCATGAAGCCCTTCACCAACACGGTTTCCGATCTGAAGCTGCGCTTGAGCTACGGCCTGGCCGGCAACAACCGGATTCAGGATAACCTGTACCGCGCCGCTTTCCGCACCACGGGCCAGTATGCCCTGGGCGAAACCCTGGTGCCCGGCGCCGTGGTGAACTCCTTGTTCAACGAAAATCTGAAGTGGGAAACCACCGTGTCGCGCAACCTGGGCCTGGACATCAGCCTGTTCAGCAACCGCGTGCAGCTGACCATTGACGCCTACTCGAACCGCACCCGCGACCTGCTCCTGAACCTGGCCATCGCGCCGACTTCGGGCTATACCTCGCAGCTGGTGAACATCGGCGCTACCTCCAACCGGGGGCTGGAGCTGCAGGCAACCGGTACCGTGTTCCAGACCCCGGACTTCTCCTGGACGGCTAACGCCAACGTGGCGCTGAACCGCAACCGGGTGGAAGACCTCGGCCCGAACCCCTTCCCGCTGCAATACTCGGGCTGGGCCAGCACGGCCATCACCGCCGACTACTACGTGGCCGTGGGCCAGCCCGTGGGCCTGATGTACGGCTACGTCACCGACGGCTTCTACACCGCCGACGACTTCGAAGGCTACAGCAACGGCAAGTGGAACCTGAAGCCCGGCGTCGTTTCGGACCGGGGCGTAGTAGGCTACAGCGGTGCCAACGAGGAAGTAATTCCGGGTACGCTCAAGCTGAAGGACGTGAACGGCGACGGCACGGTAAACGAGGCTGACCGCACGGTGATTGGCAACGCCAACCCCAAATTCTCGGGGGGCTTAAACCAGCAGTTTACCTACAAAGGTTTCGACGCCAGCATCTTCCTGAACTTCGTGTACGGCAACGACGTCTACAACGCCAACAAGATTGAGCTGACCTCGAACCTGGCCAACTCCTACCTGAGCAACGGCCTGGCCATCATGAACGACCGGTACCGCACCATCGACGAAAACGGCGCCGTGATTACCGACCTGGAAACCTCGCGCCGCCTCAACCAGAACGCCAAGATCTGGACCCCGACCCGCCAGCTGTTTCCCCACTCGTGGGCCATTGAAGACGGCTCGTTCCTGCGCGTGAACAACGTGACCCTCGGCTACACGCTGCCCAAGACGATTTCGGCGTACGCCAAGCTGACCCAGGTGCGCTTCTACGTGACGGGTAACAACCTCTACACCTTCACCAAGTACACCGGCTTCGACCCCGAGGTAAACACCCGCCGTGGTACGCCTCTGACGCCCGGCGTCGACTACGCGGCCTACCCCCGCAGCCGCGCCCTGCTGTTCGGGGTCAACCTCTCCCTCTAA
- a CDS encoding tagaturonate reductase — MKELSTNTLAQLSSATVALPAAAHLALPEKVLQFGTGVLLRGLPDYLIDKANRQGVFNGRIVVVKSTDGGDITAFTRQDGLYTLCIRGIEDGQQVEENVVCSAISRVLSAKSQWAEVLRCAQSPDLAVVISNTTEVGIQLVADDIRTSPPQSFPGKLLAVLYARYQAFQGDPAKGLVIVPTELIPENGAKLEAILLELAHRNGLEAEFIDWLETANTCCNSLVDRIVPGRPAAALQAALEAELGYNDDLLTMSEVYRLWAIEGDEKVRRVLSFEQADAGVVVQPDINQFRELKLRMLNGTHTLSCGLAYLAGFDTVRAAMEDEVLGAFISSLMQDNLRRGIPYPVPEDVSREFGRQVLDRFRNPYIEHRWLGITLNYSAKLQLRNVATLLGYVERYQRVPACAALGFAGYLLFMRGTQEQDHTWYGELNGQTYPIQDEKAAYFADLWQRLDAAELTTTVLRNSTLWGHDLTTLPGFAAQVSSHLQAMLDQGVYATVASHLTAQVSA; from the coding sequence ATGAAAGAACTATCTACCAATACCCTGGCCCAGCTCAGTTCCGCCACCGTGGCCCTGCCCGCCGCCGCCCACCTGGCGCTGCCCGAGAAAGTGCTGCAATTCGGCACCGGCGTGCTGCTGCGCGGCCTGCCCGACTACCTCATCGACAAGGCCAACCGCCAGGGCGTCTTCAACGGCCGCATCGTGGTGGTGAAGTCCACCGACGGGGGCGATATCACGGCCTTCACGCGCCAGGATGGGCTGTATACGCTCTGCATCCGCGGCATTGAGGACGGGCAGCAGGTCGAGGAAAACGTGGTGTGCTCGGCTATCAGCCGGGTGCTGTCGGCCAAAAGCCAGTGGGCCGAGGTGCTGCGCTGCGCCCAGAGCCCCGACCTGGCCGTGGTGATTTCCAATACCACCGAGGTCGGCATTCAGCTGGTCGCCGACGACATCCGCACCAGTCCGCCCCAGTCGTTTCCGGGCAAGCTGCTGGCCGTGCTCTACGCCCGCTACCAGGCGTTTCAGGGCGACCCGGCCAAGGGCCTGGTGATTGTGCCCACCGAGCTGATTCCGGAAAACGGCGCCAAGCTCGAAGCCATTCTGCTGGAGCTGGCCCACCGCAACGGCCTCGAAGCCGAGTTCATCGACTGGCTCGAAACGGCCAACACCTGCTGCAACTCCCTGGTGGACCGCATCGTGCCCGGCCGGCCCGCCGCGGCCCTGCAGGCGGCGCTGGAAGCCGAGCTGGGCTACAACGACGACCTGCTCACGATGTCGGAAGTGTACCGGCTCTGGGCCATTGAGGGCGACGAGAAGGTGCGCCGGGTACTGTCGTTCGAGCAGGCCGACGCCGGCGTGGTCGTGCAGCCCGACATCAACCAGTTTCGGGAGCTGAAGCTGCGCATGCTCAACGGCACGCACACGCTCAGCTGCGGCCTGGCCTACCTGGCCGGTTTCGACACGGTGCGGGCCGCCATGGAAGACGAAGTGCTGGGCGCCTTTATCTCCAGTCTGATGCAGGATAATCTGCGCCGAGGCATTCCGTATCCGGTGCCGGAAGACGTGTCGCGCGAGTTTGGCCGGCAGGTGCTCGACCGGTTCCGCAACCCCTACATCGAGCACCGCTGGCTGGGCATCACGCTCAACTACTCGGCCAAGCTCCAGCTGCGCAACGTGGCCACGCTGCTCGGCTACGTCGAGCGGTACCAGCGGGTGCCGGCCTGCGCGGCGCTGGGCTTCGCGGGCTACCTGCTGTTTATGCGCGGCACCCAGGAGCAGGACCACACCTGGTACGGCGAGCTGAACGGCCAGACCTACCCGATTCAGGATGAAAAGGCCGCCTACTTCGCCGACCTCTGGCAGCGCCTCGACGCGGCCGAGCTGACCACTACCGTGCTGCGCAACTCTACCCTCTGGGGCCACGACCTGACCACGCTGCCGGGCTTCGCGGCCCAGGTGAGCAGCCACCTGCAAGCCATGCTCGACCAGGGCGTGTATGCCACCGTGGCCAGTCATCTGACCGCGCAGGTATCGGCTTAA
- a CDS encoding sodium/sugar symporter yields MNQLATLDYIVFFVYFLIVSGYGIWIYRRKTGHDGTIEGDSKDYFLAEGSLTWWAIGSSLIASNISAEQFVGMSGSGFKMGLAIATYEWMAALTLIIVAVFFIPVYLKNHIFTMPQFLNQRYNGTVAMIMAIFWLMLYVVVNLTSILYLGAIAISSIAGLNLTFCLYALAIFAVIITLGGMKVIGFTDVIQVFFLILGGLATTYLALDMVADHYGQSGVISGFKLMQDQAADHFQMIFQQDNPNFIDLPGLTVLLGGMWIVNLNYWGCNQYITQRALGADLPTARSGILFAAFLKLLMPVIVVLPGIAAYVLYKQDVFGAAEFGSGADLNPDRAYPVLLNILPTGLKGLSFAALTAAVVASLAGKANSIATIFTLDIYKKVLNTEASEKKLVVVGKIAVVVAMILGVLIAPHLGIDKKGGFQYIQEYTGFVSPGIFAMFILGFFWKKTTSNAALFATIGGFLLSIMFKFLPGLVDLSFLAPLGFAVKSEAGVYEIPFLDRMGFVFVICVIVMVIISLLETSRGTKTNGLEVDASMFKPQRSFTIGAMVIAVILTALYTIYW; encoded by the coding sequence ATGAACCAACTCGCCACTCTAGATTACATTGTCTTCTTTGTCTACTTCCTGATTGTGTCAGGGTACGGCATCTGGATTTACCGCCGCAAGACCGGCCACGACGGTACCATCGAGGGCGACTCCAAAGATTACTTCCTGGCCGAAGGCTCCCTGACCTGGTGGGCCATCGGCTCCTCGCTCATTGCCTCCAACATTTCGGCCGAGCAGTTCGTGGGTATGTCGGGCTCGGGCTTCAAGATGGGCCTGGCCATTGCGACCTACGAATGGATGGCGGCCCTGACGCTGATTATCGTGGCCGTGTTCTTTATTCCGGTGTATCTGAAGAACCACATCTTCACGATGCCGCAGTTTCTGAACCAGCGCTACAACGGCACGGTGGCTATGATTATGGCCATTTTCTGGCTGATGCTCTACGTGGTAGTCAACCTGACCTCGATTCTCTACCTCGGGGCCATTGCCATCAGCAGCATTGCCGGCCTCAACCTCACGTTCTGCCTCTACGCTCTGGCCATATTTGCTGTCATTATTACGCTGGGCGGCATGAAGGTTATCGGCTTCACCGACGTAATCCAGGTGTTCTTCCTGATTCTGGGCGGCCTGGCTACCACCTACCTGGCTCTCGACATGGTGGCCGACCACTACGGCCAATCGGGCGTTATCAGCGGCTTCAAGCTGATGCAGGACCAGGCCGCCGACCACTTCCAGATGATTTTCCAACAGGACAACCCCAACTTCATCGATCTGCCGGGCCTCACGGTGCTGCTCGGCGGCATGTGGATTGTGAACCTGAACTACTGGGGCTGCAACCAGTACATCACCCAGCGCGCCCTCGGTGCTGATTTGCCCACGGCCCGCTCGGGTATCTTGTTTGCGGCCTTTCTAAAGCTGCTCATGCCCGTCATTGTGGTGCTGCCCGGCATTGCCGCCTACGTGCTCTACAAGCAGGACGTGTTCGGGGCCGCCGAGTTTGGGTCAGGCGCTGATCTGAACCCCGACCGCGCCTACCCGGTACTGCTCAACATTCTGCCCACGGGTCTGAAAGGCCTGTCGTTTGCCGCTCTCACGGCCGCCGTGGTGGCCTCCCTGGCCGGCAAGGCCAACTCCATTGCCACCATCTTCACCCTCGACATCTACAAGAAAGTGCTGAACACGGAAGCTTCGGAGAAGAAGCTCGTAGTGGTAGGCAAGATTGCCGTGGTCGTGGCCATGATTCTGGGCGTGCTCATTGCGCCCCACCTGGGCATCGACAAGAAGGGCGGCTTCCAGTACATTCAGGAGTACACCGGCTTCGTGTCGCCGGGCATCTTCGCCATGTTCATCCTGGGCTTCTTCTGGAAGAAAACGACTTCCAACGCGGCCCTGTTTGCCACCATCGGCGGCTTTTTGCTTTCCATCATGTTCAAGTTCCTGCCCGGCCTGGTAGATCTGTCGTTCCTGGCCCCGCTGGGCTTCGCGGTGAAAAGTGAGGCCGGCGTCTACGAAATTCCCTTCCTCGACCGGATGGGCTTCGTGTTCGTCATCTGCGTCATCGTGATGGTCATCATCAGCCTGCTCGAAACCAGCCGCGGCACCAAAACCAACGGCCTGGAAGTCGACGCCAGCATGTTCAAGCCCCAGCGCAGCTTCACCATCGGTGCCATGGTCATTGCCGTGATTCTAACGGCGCTGTACACCATTTACTGGTAA